The Triticum aestivum cultivar Chinese Spring chromosome 7B, IWGSC CS RefSeq v2.1, whole genome shotgun sequence genome window below encodes:
- the LOC123162363 gene encoding peroxidase 1 has translation MAIRSLLLPLALLVLALASSAAVAQLEIGFYSKTCPDAEKIVRQEMAKIIAAAPSLAGPLLRLHFHDCFVRGCDASVLLDSTDGNVAEKDAKPNKSLRGFGSVERVKAKLEATCPGIVSCADVLTLMSRDAVVLAKGPFWPVALGRRDGRVSSATEASNELPPASGDVPLLAKIFASKGLNLKDLVVLSGAHTLGTAHCPSFADRLYNTTGESSAYGLVDPSLDSEYADKLRLKCKSLDDRAMLSEMDPGSFKTFDTCYYRHVAKRRGLFRSDAALLFDNTTRDYVQRIATGKFDGEFFKDFSASMIKMGDVGVLTGAEGVIRKKCYAPN, from the exons ATGGCGATCCGGTCTTTGCTGCTCCCTCTGGCCCTGCTGGTTCTCGCATTAGCTAGCTCGGCAGCGGTGGCTCAGCTGGAGATCGGCTTCTACAGCAAGACATGCCCGGACGCCGAGAAGATCGTCCGCCAGGAGATGGCCAAGATcatcgccgccgcgcccagcctCGCCGGCCCACTCCTCCGGCTCCAtttccacgactgcttcgtcagG GGTTGTGATGCCTCTGTCCTGCTCGACTCCACGGATGGCAACGTGGCAGAGAAGGATGCCAAACCAAACAAGAGCCTGCGAGGGTTCGGCTCCGTGGAGCGCGTGAAggccaagctcgaggccacgtgtcCGGGcatcgtctcctgcgccgacgtgCTCACCCTCATGTCCCGCGACGCTGTCGTGCTGGCCAAGGGCCCCTTCTGGCCGGTGGCGTTGGGAAGGAGAGACGGCAGAGTGTCCAGTGCCACGGAGGCCAGCAACGAGCTGCCCCCGGCCTCCGGTGACGTCCCTCTTCTCGCCAAGATCTTCGCCTCCAAGGGCCTCAACCTCAAGGACCTCGTCGTCCTCTCCGGCGCCCACACACTTGGCACGGCGCACTGCCCGTCTTTTGCCGACCGGCTCTACAACACCACCGGCGAGAGCAGTGCCTACGGCCTCGTCGACCCGTCTTTGGACAGTGAGTACGCCGACAAGCTGAGGCTCAAGTGCAAGAGCCTTGACGATCGCGCTATGCTGTCGGAGATGGACCCGGGGAGCTTCAAGACCTTCGACACATGCTACTACCGCCACGTCGCCAAGCGGAGGGGCCTCTTCCGCTCCGACGCGGCGCTCCTCTTCGACAACACCACCAGGGACTACGTCCAGCGCATCGCCACCGGCAAGTTCGACGGCGAGTTCTTCAAGGACTTCAGCGCGTCCATGATCAAGATGGGCGACGTGGGCGTGCTCACCGGGGCCGAGGGAGTGATCAGGAAGAAGTGCTACGCCCCAAACTAG